A DNA window from Helianthus annuus cultivar XRQ/B chromosome 15, HanXRQr2.0-SUNRISE, whole genome shotgun sequence contains the following coding sequences:
- the LOC110912855 gene encoding VQ motif-containing protein 4, with protein sequence MEIISTQHDSPANSSSSDGCSTTTNKPTQTPPRPVSRSDPPTTFIQADTTSFKQVVQMLTGSSNPTRQPDPTSSKISIPPVKTGPQKKQGFKLYERRNSLKNGLMINPSAPKSSARLHELLSPSILDFPALVLSPVTPLTEDPFNKPSPSEEERVILEKGFYLHPSPRAATPRGTAEPQLLTLFR encoded by the coding sequence ATGGAGATCATCTCAACACAACATGATTCTCCTGCGAACTCTTCCTCCAGCGACGGCTGCAGCACCACCACCAATAAACCCACCCAAACGCCACCAAGACCCGTTTCAAGATCCGACCCACCAACAACTTTCATCCAAGCCGACACCACCTCCTTCAAACAAGTAGTCCAAATGCTAACCGGATCATCCAACCCCACCCGACAACCCGACCCGACTTCATCCAAAATATCCATCCCGCCGGTTAAAACCGGTCCACAAAAGAAGCAAGGGTTCAAGCTATACGAGCGCCGAAACAGCTTAAAAAACGGCTTGATGATTAACCCATCGGCTCCGAAATCATCTGCGCGGCTTCATGAGCTGCTTTCTCCAAGCATTCTTGATTTTCCGGCGTTGGTTTTGAGTCCGGTGACACCGTTGACTGAAGACCCGTTTAATAAACCCTCGCCGTCGGAGGAAGAGAGGGTAATTTTGGAAAAAGGGTTTTATTTACATCCGTCGCCCAGGGCGGCGACGCCACGTGGGACGGCGGAGCCGCAGTTGTTGACTCTTTTCCGGTGA